One Pseudoalteromonas sp. UG3-2 DNA window includes the following coding sequences:
- the bioB gene encoding biotin synthase BioB, whose product MELGALRHNWTHDEVKALFTMPFNDLLFHAASIHRKHFNPNEVQISTLLSIKTGACPEDCKYCPQSGHYKTDLERERLMEVEKVVKQAKLAKEKGATRFCMGAAWSDPKDRDMPYIAKMVKEVKELGLETCMTLGKLDNDKAHELRQAGLDYYNHNLDTSPEYYQQIITTRTYQDRLDTLDHVRDAGMKVCSGGIVGMGEQASDRYGLLIQLANLPKQPESVPINMLVKVKGTPLEDVDDLDHFEFIRTIAVARIMMPHSYVRLSAGRTAMNEQMQSMCFFAGANSIFYGDKLLTTENPEADADMNLIKKLGMNPETRHDYSDEAYEASISSAIADKATSELFYEAN is encoded by the coding sequence ATGGAATTAGGCGCGCTTAGACACAATTGGACCCACGACGAAGTAAAAGCTTTGTTTACCATGCCGTTTAACGATTTACTGTTTCACGCCGCGAGCATCCATCGCAAGCACTTTAATCCCAATGAAGTACAAATTTCAACATTGCTTTCAATTAAAACCGGCGCCTGCCCAGAAGATTGTAAATACTGTCCGCAGTCAGGTCACTATAAAACCGACCTAGAGCGCGAGCGCTTAATGGAAGTAGAGAAGGTCGTTAAGCAGGCTAAACTTGCCAAAGAAAAGGGCGCGACGCGTTTTTGTATGGGCGCGGCTTGGTCAGACCCGAAAGACCGCGATATGCCTTATATTGCGAAAATGGTGAAAGAGGTGAAAGAGCTAGGCCTTGAAACCTGCATGACCTTAGGTAAATTAGACAACGACAAGGCTCATGAGTTACGCCAAGCTGGCCTTGATTACTACAACCATAACCTAGATACCTCACCGGAATACTACCAGCAAATCATCACTACGCGCACTTATCAAGACCGACTTGATACCCTGGATCATGTCCGCGACGCGGGTATGAAAGTGTGCTCGGGTGGGATCGTCGGCATGGGTGAGCAAGCCTCAGACCGTTATGGCTTACTTATTCAATTAGCAAACTTGCCAAAACAACCTGAAAGTGTGCCAATCAATATGCTGGTAAAAGTAAAAGGTACCCCCCTTGAGGACGTTGACGATTTAGATCATTTTGAATTTATTCGCACCATTGCAGTGGCGCGGATCATGATGCCTCATAGTTACGTGCGTTTATCTGCAGGCCGTACAGCAATGAATGAGCAAATGCAGTCAATGTGTTTCTTTGCTGGCGCTAACTCAATTTTTTATGGTGACAAACTGCTTACCACAGAAAACCCTGAAGCCGATGCCGATATGAATTTAATCAAGAAACTGGGCATGAACCCAGAAACTCGTCATGACTACTCTGATGAAGCGTATGAGGCATCAATCAGCTCCGCTATTGCCGACAAAGCAACATCCGAGTTATTTTACGAAGCGAACTAG
- the bioA gene encoding adenosylmethionine--8-amino-7-oxononanoate transaminase, which yields MNNKQPIDLDFDRQHIWHPYTSMIDPLPVYPVSSTQGNRIELATGESLIDGMASWWSAVHGYGHEKLVAAVKAQADTMSHVMFGGLTHRPAVELCRLLVAMTPANLDKVFLADGGSVSVEVAIKMAIQYWLSQGKRNKNKIMTAKKGYHGDTFAAMSVCDPVNSMHSMYQGFLPEQVFVDAPQSNFYGSQCQDELVDLEQAFAAHHHEVAAFIIEPIVQNAGGMNFYHPDYLAAVRRLCDQYNVLLIADEIATGFARTGKMFACEHAGISPDILCLGKALTGGMMTLAATLTTSEVAIGISQGEAKVLMHGPTFMGNPLACAAAIASVELLQQAATLDNIARIETALGALERCRQLEAVKDVRVLGAIGVVELHEAVDVAKIQAFFISKGVWIRPFGKLIYVMPPYITSNADIETLADAIFSAIVQQQY from the coding sequence ATGAATAATAAACAACCAATAGATTTGGATTTTGACCGTCAGCATATCTGGCACCCCTATACATCGATGATTGACCCGTTACCAGTTTACCCCGTCAGTAGCACTCAAGGTAACCGCATTGAACTGGCTACAGGAGAGTCTTTGATTGATGGCATGGCGTCGTGGTGGAGTGCAGTCCATGGTTACGGCCATGAGAAATTGGTTGCAGCAGTCAAGGCACAAGCAGACACCATGAGCCATGTGATGTTTGGTGGCCTAACCCACCGCCCAGCGGTAGAGCTGTGTCGGTTATTAGTGGCTATGACACCGGCAAATTTAGATAAGGTTTTTCTTGCCGATGGCGGCTCTGTGAGTGTCGAAGTGGCAATCAAAATGGCCATTCAGTATTGGCTTAGTCAAGGAAAGCGCAATAAAAACAAAATTATGACTGCCAAAAAAGGCTACCATGGCGATACTTTTGCCGCCATGAGTGTGTGCGATCCGGTCAATTCCATGCACAGTATGTATCAAGGCTTTTTGCCTGAACAAGTGTTTGTTGATGCCCCGCAAAGCAATTTCTATGGCAGCCAATGTCAAGACGAACTGGTCGATTTAGAGCAGGCCTTTGCCGCGCACCACCACGAAGTGGCGGCATTTATTATAGAGCCCATTGTGCAAAACGCCGGTGGCATGAACTTTTATCATCCTGATTACCTCGCGGCAGTGCGTCGCCTCTGCGATCAATACAATGTATTGCTTATCGCGGACGAAATTGCTACCGGCTTTGCTCGAACCGGCAAAATGTTTGCCTGTGAACATGCGGGCATTTCCCCAGACATCCTTTGCCTAGGCAAAGCATTAACCGGCGGCATGATGACATTAGCTGCAACCCTGACCACCTCCGAGGTAGCCATTGGCATTAGCCAAGGTGAAGCCAAGGTATTAATGCATGGTCCAACTTTTATGGGGAATCCACTGGCCTGCGCAGCGGCGATTGCCAGCGTTGAATTGCTCCAGCAAGCTGCCACTCTTGACAACATTGCACGTATTGAAACGGCACTTGGCGCACTTGAGCGCTGCAGGCAACTCGAGGCTGTTAAAGACGTTCGTGTTCTTGGTGCTATCGGAGTAGTGGAATTACATGAGGCAGTGGATGTGGCAAAAATTCAAGCATTTTTTATCTCTAAAGGCGTATGGATCCGCCCCTTTGGCAAACTTATCTATGTTATGCCGCCTTACATCACCAGTAATGCTGACATTGAAACCTTAGCGGATGCGATTTTTTCAGCTATTGTACAACAGCAGTATTAA
- a CDS encoding KamA family radical SAM protein, which produces MQQTVQLQPAEAYQPPRFTVYQHRQIDKIEQLDKLPEHLRFQMKVVANVFPFRVNNFVIEELIDWDKVPNDPVFQLTFPQRGMLDDESYEQMADLLSRDHTPEEVFNLATEIRQKLNPHPAGQMEKNVPEYDGERVDGIQHKYKETVLFFPSQGQYCHSYCTFCFRWAQFVGKATRFNNNDAELLHNYLAEHKEVTDLLMTGGDPMVMRTVKLKNYLEALKEPRFDHIRTIRIGTKSLTFWPFRYVTDPDAQELLKLLKDLVDAGKHVSIMAHINHKQELRTDVTREAIKLIRKTGAQIRTQAPLLNNINVDSDMWAEMWKEQTQLGMIPYYMFIERDTGAKRYFEIPLHKTWEIFREAYKQVSGVSRTVRGPSMSAGPGKVEVSGVSEIAGEKVFVLRFIQARNPDWVQRPFFAKFDENAHWLDDLKPAFGEEKFFWQDEYEAM; this is translated from the coding sequence ATGCAGCAAACCGTCCAATTGCAGCCCGCTGAAGCTTATCAGCCACCTCGTTTCACAGTTTATCAGCACCGTCAAATCGATAAGATTGAACAACTTGATAAATTGCCTGAACACCTACGTTTTCAAATGAAGGTGGTCGCCAACGTTTTTCCATTTCGTGTAAATAATTTCGTAATTGAAGAGTTGATTGATTGGGATAAAGTACCCAACGATCCTGTGTTTCAACTTACTTTCCCGCAACGCGGAATGCTAGATGATGAATCTTATGAGCAAATGGCTGACTTACTTAGCCGTGATCATACTCCTGAAGAAGTATTCAATTTAGCCACAGAGATCCGTCAAAAGTTAAACCCACACCCTGCTGGGCAAATGGAAAAGAACGTTCCTGAATACGACGGTGAACGGGTTGACGGTATCCAGCATAAATACAAAGAAACGGTGTTATTCTTTCCATCACAGGGTCAGTATTGTCACTCGTATTGTACTTTCTGCTTCCGTTGGGCACAGTTTGTTGGTAAAGCAACTCGCTTTAATAACAACGACGCTGAACTGCTGCACAACTACCTAGCAGAGCACAAAGAAGTCACAGATTTACTGATGACCGGTGGCGACCCTATGGTGATGCGCACCGTAAAACTTAAGAATTACCTCGAAGCATTAAAAGAGCCGCGCTTTGACCATATTCGTACCATCCGTATCGGCACCAAATCGTTAACCTTCTGGCCATTCCGATATGTTACCGATCCCGATGCCCAAGAGTTATTGAAGCTACTGAAAGATCTTGTCGACGCTGGTAAGCACGTCTCTATTATGGCACACATTAACCACAAGCAAGAGCTGCGTACTGACGTCACACGTGAAGCCATTAAGCTCATCCGCAAGACTGGCGCACAGATCCGCACTCAAGCTCCGCTACTGAATAACATTAATGTTGATTCTGATATGTGGGCAGAAATGTGGAAAGAGCAAACTCAACTTGGCATGATCCCTTACTACATGTTTATTGAACGTGATACGGGTGCTAAGCGTTATTTTGAAATACCACTGCATAAAACCTGGGAAATTTTCCGCGAAGCCTATAAACAGGTCTCTGGCGTAAGCCGCACCGTGCGAGGGCCATCGATGAGCGCAGGGCCAGGTAAAGTCGAAGTCTCTGGCGTCAGCGAGATTGCCGGTGAGAAGGTGTTTGTACTACGCTTTATTCAAGCCAGAAACCCAGATTGGGTGCAGCGTCCTTTCTTTGCTAAGTTTGATGAAAACGCCCACTGGTTAGATGATTTAAAACCCGCCTTTGGTGAAGAAAAGTTCTTCTGGCAGGATGAATACGAAGCCATGTAA
- a CDS encoding AAA family ATPase produces the protein MKQVFILRGLPGSGKSHYAQTLADDLVAGDETQYFICSTDDFFTSHNGEYRFDKTRLPEYHNLNLARFINALAEGIPLVIVDNTNIKKWEFVAYSAAAAAMGYQVKEVIVGEIKDKSLQHLYAKRNSHRVGLKTISKMAHLFEW, from the coding sequence ATGAAACAAGTTTTTATTTTGCGAGGCTTACCCGGCTCAGGGAAGTCACACTACGCCCAAACCTTAGCCGATGACTTAGTGGCTGGGGACGAAACTCAGTATTTTATTTGCTCCACCGATGATTTTTTTACCAGCCATAATGGTGAATATCGTTTTGATAAAACCCGCTTACCAGAATACCACAACCTCAACCTGGCTCGCTTTATTAACGCCCTAGCAGAAGGGATCCCTTTGGTGATTGTCGATAATACCAATATTAAAAAATGGGAGTTTGTGGCGTATTCGGCTGCGGCTGCGGCCATGGGGTATCAAGTAAAAGAGGTGATTGTTGGCGAGATTAAAGACAAGTCGTTACAGCACCTGTATGCGAAAAGAAATAGCCACCGAGTGGGGTTAAAAACCATTTCTAAAATGGCGCACCTATTTGAGTGGTAA
- the asnS gene encoding asparagine--tRNA ligase codes for MSHTAITELLAGTVAVDSQVTIKGWIRTRRDSKAGISFLAVHDGSCFDPIQAVVPNSLNNYDEVTRLTAGCSVAVTGVLVPSQGKGQSFEIQANRVEVLGWVENPDSYPMAAKRHSIEYLREHAHLRPRTNVIGAVTRVRNCLSQAIHRFFHENGYQWISTPIITASDCEGAGEMFRVSTLDMNNLPRTDKGDIDYSEDFFGKEAFLTVSGQLNGETYASALSKIYTFGPTFRAENSNTSRHLAEFWMVEPEVAFADLDDIAALAENMLKYVFKAVLDERRDDMEFFAQRIEKDAINRLEAFIEKDFAQVDYTDAITILENCGKKFEFPVAWGVDLQSEHERYLAEEHFNAPVVIKNYPRDIKAFYMRQNEDGKTVAAMDVVAPGIGEIIGGSQREERLDVLDTRLEEMGLNKEDYSWYRDLRRYGTVPHSGFGLGFERLVAYVTGMGNVRDVIAFPRTKGSATY; via the coding sequence ATGAGCCACACAGCGATAACGGAGCTACTAGCAGGCACCGTTGCGGTTGATAGCCAGGTTACAATCAAAGGCTGGATCCGTACACGACGTGATTCTAAAGCAGGCATTTCATTTCTAGCCGTCCATGACGGTTCTTGTTTTGACCCAATTCAAGCCGTAGTCCCTAATTCGCTGAATAATTATGACGAAGTGACTCGTCTAACTGCTGGGTGTTCAGTGGCCGTGACTGGTGTTTTGGTGCCATCACAAGGTAAAGGTCAGTCATTTGAAATTCAAGCCAATCGCGTGGAAGTGCTTGGCTGGGTAGAAAACCCAGACTCTTACCCTATGGCGGCGAAACGTCACAGCATTGAATACCTTCGCGAGCACGCGCATTTGCGCCCTCGTACCAACGTCATTGGTGCCGTTACGCGTGTTCGTAACTGTCTTTCACAAGCAATCCACCGCTTCTTCCATGAAAATGGTTACCAATGGATCAGCACCCCAATCATTACAGCCAGTGACTGCGAGGGCGCAGGTGAAATGTTTCGGGTTTCAACCTTAGACATGAACAATCTGCCGCGCACTGACAAAGGTGACATCGATTACAGTGAAGACTTTTTTGGTAAAGAAGCCTTCTTAACGGTATCAGGTCAGCTCAATGGCGAAACTTACGCCAGCGCACTATCAAAAATTTATACCTTTGGCCCTACTTTCCGTGCTGAAAACTCCAATACCTCTCGCCACCTTGCCGAGTTTTGGATGGTTGAGCCGGAAGTGGCATTTGCTGATTTAGATGATATTGCCGCCCTTGCTGAGAACATGCTGAAATATGTGTTCAAAGCGGTCCTTGACGAGCGTCGTGACGACATGGAGTTTTTTGCACAACGCATTGAAAAAGACGCCATCAACCGCTTAGAGGCTTTCATCGAAAAAGATTTCGCGCAAGTGGATTACACCGACGCCATTACCATTTTAGAAAACTGCGGCAAAAAGTTCGAGTTCCCTGTTGCATGGGGCGTGGACTTACAGTCTGAACACGAGCGTTATTTAGCCGAAGAGCATTTTAATGCACCTGTGGTTATTAAGAACTACCCTCGCGACATTAAAGCATTTTATATGCGCCAAAATGAAGATGGTAAAACCGTTGCAGCAATGGACGTAGTAGCACCAGGTATTGGTGAAATCATCGGTGGCTCACAACGTGAAGAACGCCTTGATGTGCTTGATACACGTTTAGAAGAAATGGGCTTAAACAAAGAAGATTACAGCTGGTATCGTGATCTGCGTCGCTACGGCACAGTACCACACTCTGGTTTTGGCTTAGGCTTTGAACGCTTAGTTGCCTATGTAACCGGCATGGGTAACGTACGTGACGTGATCGCGTTCCCACGTACAAAAGGCAGTGCTACCTACTAA
- a CDS encoding FKBP-type peptidyl-prolyl cis-trans isomerase yields the protein MSQFNTDAEKASYGIGLQMGEQLKANPFEGLNLNSVFEGMKDAYAGESFRVEIPEIQAAFEKINAEIQARREEEAKVLAAEGLAFLEENAKRAEVTVTESGLQYEVVETGDGDKPAEDSKVRVHYHGTLINGTTFDSSYERGQPAEFPVNGVIKGWTEALQMMTAGSKWRLYVPHELAYGERGAGAAIAPFSTLVFDVELLDVL from the coding sequence ATGTCTCAATTCAACACAGACGCAGAGAAAGCAAGTTACGGCATTGGTTTACAAATGGGTGAACAGCTAAAAGCCAACCCTTTTGAAGGCCTTAACCTAAACTCAGTATTCGAAGGCATGAAAGATGCTTACGCTGGCGAAAGCTTCCGCGTTGAAATCCCTGAGATCCAAGCTGCATTTGAAAAAATTAACGCTGAAATTCAAGCTCGTCGCGAAGAAGAAGCAAAAGTTTTGGCTGCTGAAGGTTTAGCGTTCCTAGAAGAAAATGCTAAGCGTGCAGAAGTAACTGTTACTGAGTCTGGTTTACAATACGAAGTTGTTGAAACAGGTGATGGTGACAAACCAGCTGAAGATTCAAAAGTACGTGTTCATTATCACGGTACTCTTATCAATGGCACTACGTTCGACAGCTCTTATGAGCGCGGCCAGCCAGCAGAATTCCCAGTAAATGGCGTAATCAAAGGCTGGACTGAAGCATTGCAGATGATGACTGCAGGTTCAAAATGGCGTTTATATGTACCGCATGAACTGGCTTACGGTGAGCGCGGCGCTGGTGCAGCAATTGCACCTTTCTCAACACTGGTATTTGATGTTGAGCTATTAGACGTACTTTAA